From the genome of Candidatus Methanoperedens sp., one region includes:
- a CDS encoding YIP1 family protein encodes MDFIEKVKGFLIEPAKTFDAVKEDSLEETIKYYAIIAAINSALSAVLLAFAGALLGSMMGFRGLGMIMMGVGAGAAILFFIESMILVIIGAFIGGAILHIFVYLLGGRKGIEQTIKAVMYGLTPLLLLGWIPIIGFIATIWSLVLEILGIRQLQELTTGKAALAVLIPVIIAVIIAIVIAIIFAAIMFGIGGPYGRGY; translated from the coding sequence TTGGATTTCATTGAAAAAGTAAAGGGATTTTTAATAGAGCCGGCAAAGACATTTGACGCCGTGAAAGAAGACAGTCTGGAAGAGACAATAAAATATTACGCTATTATTGCGGCTATAAATTCCGCACTTTCTGCAGTATTGTTGGCATTCGCAGGTGCCCTTCTTGGCTCGATGATGGGATTTAGGGGCCTTGGGATGATAATGATGGGTGTAGGCGCTGGTGCGGCGATACTATTCTTTATAGAGTCCATGATTTTAGTAATTATAGGCGCATTCATAGGCGGGGCAATCCTTCACATTTTCGTATATCTCTTAGGCGGAAGAAAAGGAATTGAACAGACAATAAAAGCTGTTATGTACGGATTAACGCCGTTGTTATTGCTTGGCTGGATTCCAATCATAGGTTTTATCGCAACCATATGGTCATTAGTTCTTGAGATTCTCGGAATACGCCAGCTTCAGGAACTCACCACCGGAAAAGCGGCTCTTGCTGTGCTTATACCTGTCATAATAGCTGTTATAATAGCCATAGTTATTGCAATTATTTTTGCAGCAATTATGTTCGGAATAGGTGGACCTTATGGTAGAGGTTATTAA
- the scpB gene encoding SMC-Scp complex subunit ScpB yields the protein MSGDKDIIEAALFVSGEPLDVEQLRNLMRGKNVRLLLQELMDEYSQRNCALEIKEIEGRFVMQVKPEYAEMVRSVAPKELRSPVLRTLAMIAYHQPITMAELVDRRGGAAYDHVRELEESGLVSAAPQGRTRLLQTTQRFAEYFNLDSQDPEAIRKKIIELAREQKMGLDKWLGKQGIGVTPMYESLMELCGIEGYEVVNPYDPTNGERDKIQELGVLLIPRGYENRVGSYFDGRIIEITAATFEDLINSINILAEYGSKMKVKESIDRILGLKDEYIERTFSITAKTAPQTEMVSRMVNELRLGISSDGVKIAPDYGTSSEGKEIGGGADILIPTHKNAEVDVVKRICQRYDAVIVGLKKIKK from the coding sequence TTGAGCGGGGATAAGGACATTATCGAAGCCGCTCTGTTCGTCTCCGGTGAACCCCTGGATGTGGAACAGCTTCGCAACCTTATGAGAGGGAAAAATGTACGCTTACTGCTTCAGGAACTGATGGATGAATATTCACAGCGCAACTGTGCCCTTGAAATTAAGGAGATCGAGGGCAGGTTCGTAATGCAGGTCAAGCCCGAATATGCGGAAATGGTCAGATCTGTTGCGCCCAAGGAACTTCGCTCCCCGGTATTGCGTACACTGGCGATGATAGCTTATCACCAGCCCATAACAATGGCCGAACTTGTGGATAGGCGCGGCGGCGCAGCTTACGATCATGTCAGGGAACTTGAGGAGAGCGGGCTTGTATCAGCTGCGCCTCAGGGCAGGACGCGGCTTCTTCAAACAACACAGAGGTTTGCAGAGTACTTCAATCTCGATTCCCAGGACCCTGAAGCCATCAGGAAGAAGATCATAGAACTTGCGAGAGAGCAAAAGATGGGACTTGATAAGTGGCTCGGAAAACAGGGAATAGGCGTCACTCCAATGTACGAATCATTGATGGAGCTTTGCGGAATTGAAGGATATGAGGTGGTAAACCCTTATGATCCTACAAACGGGGAACGGGATAAGATACAGGAACTTGGAGTCCTTTTGATTCCAAGAGGATATGAGAACAGAGTGGGTTCATACTTTGACGGAAGGATAATCGAGATCACTGCCGCCACTTTCGAAGACCTGATCAATTCGATAAATATCCTTGCTGAGTACGGAAGTAAAATGAAAGTCAAAGAGAGTATCGACCGGATCTTGGGATTGAAAGATGAGTATATCGAGAGAACTTTTTCTATCACAGCAAAAACCGCCCCGCAAACAGAAATGGTATCGCGCATGGTAAATGAACTGCGCCTGGGTATTTCATCCGATGGCGTGAAGATCGCGCCTGATTACGGCACGTCAAGCGAAGGAAAAGAGATTGGGGGCGGGGCTGATATCCTGATCCCCACACATAAAAATGCAGAGGTGGATGTCGTTAAGAGAATATGTCAGAGGTATGATGCTGTGATCGTAGGTTTGAAAAAGATAAAGAAGTAG
- a CDS encoding ScpA family protein, with product MTDGAKGEAQIVSNVLEEPIEILVNLAKNGEIDPWNIDIVEVTDKFLRQVEELEKMDLRVSGRTLLYASILLRMKSNVLVEVDDTNETIDDDLSQFEVSDYPVPALPLRRSSRRPVTLEELLLELKKAESIEKRRFERFENRKIERRTTIEEVLSIAHEEDIESRVGKMRNLLNELFEKQNIIRFSDLAGTLDRTGKVMAYLALLFLATKKEIWLDQEELFGELFIRRAH from the coding sequence ATGACCGATGGCGCTAAAGGAGAGGCTCAAATAGTTTCCAATGTGCTCGAAGAGCCGATCGAGATCCTTGTGAACCTTGCAAAGAACGGCGAGATAGACCCCTGGAATATCGACATCGTTGAGGTCACAGACAAATTCTTGCGTCAGGTGGAAGAACTCGAAAAGATGGATCTGCGTGTGTCAGGGAGGACATTGTTATATGCATCCATCCTTCTGCGTATGAAGTCCAATGTTCTTGTGGAAGTGGATGACACGAATGAGACAATTGATGATGACCTTTCGCAATTTGAGGTCAGCGATTACCCCGTTCCGGCACTGCCTCTTCGCAGATCATCAAGACGCCCTGTGACGCTCGAGGAATTGCTTTTGGAGCTGAAAAAAGCCGAGTCAATAGAAAAGCGCAGGTTTGAACGTTTTGAAAACCGGAAGATTGAACGCCGCACCACAATCGAGGAAGTGCTTTCAATAGCTCATGAAGAAGATATCGAAAGTCGGGTCGGCAAGATGAGGAATCTGCTTAACGAGCTTTTTGAAAAACAGAACATTATCAGATTCTCGGACCTCGCAGGAACACTTGACAGGACGGGAAAAGTGATGGCTTATCTTGCGCTTCTTTTTCTTGCAACGAAAAAGGAGATATGGCTTGACCAGGAAGAGCTTTTTGGTGAGCTTTTTATCAGGAGGGCCCATTGA